In Thermosynechococcus sichuanensis E542, a single genomic region encodes these proteins:
- a CDS encoding ABC transporter ATP-binding protein: MATFRSILGYYRAYRWTAIASITAASLCELVDLLVPYAIGQILNLLSQQPLDPPVVAIAHTLQTWTGWNNTFGVNLTVLGSIVFLATVVRAPIQPWLGVWFHWWIALAARRDHTRKAVEKILTLPLEFFDENNPGRIANRVNKGISNHTWSYPEIAGQLIPKLVRVLGIGVIVWWLDWLIALGLLISFTVILVLTLRTLRRIIQKEEILDSHIESTESRTSEIITNIKTVKAFATEARELARQKQRLDREFKMVIDRIHRGYMHLITWQGTVVQFCLFSLLGFSLAATIAGRVSIGHFITIYTLASMAYAEITPLSQVSEVFARRYASILRFHEFMELPPGRDAIDLEQQEIPSLKFSGKVDFQHVWFSYTPGRPILRDINLLIEPCQTVALVGRSGSGKSTLIKLLFRYFQPDQGQILIDGQDIQTLDVRAYRRRLAIVHQEVDVFNGTLWDNLTYANPEVSADAVYEACAIARVDEFVHQLPLGYRTIVGERGLRLSGGQRQRLGIARALLADPDVLIFDEATSSLDYESEREIQLALRSITGTRTMIVIAHRLSTVRDAHQIVVLDQGTIREQGDHETLLAQGGLYAHLYSIQRDRAP; the protein is encoded by the coding sequence ATGGCCACGTTTCGCTCCATTCTGGGTTACTATCGCGCCTATCGGTGGACAGCGATCGCCAGTATTACCGCAGCCAGTCTCTGCGAACTGGTGGATTTGCTCGTACCCTATGCCATTGGCCAAATTCTCAACCTGCTCTCGCAACAACCCCTTGATCCGCCGGTGGTGGCGATCGCCCATACGCTGCAAACATGGACGGGCTGGAACAATACCTTTGGGGTCAATCTCACCGTTCTCGGCAGTATTGTCTTTTTGGCCACTGTGGTGCGTGCCCCAATTCAACCGTGGCTGGGGGTATGGTTCCACTGGTGGATTGCCTTGGCTGCCCGCCGCGATCACACTCGCAAAGCCGTCGAGAAAATCCTAACGCTGCCCCTAGAATTTTTTGATGAAAACAACCCCGGTCGCATTGCCAACCGTGTCAACAAAGGTATTTCCAACCATACCTGGAGCTATCCTGAAATTGCTGGCCAACTGATTCCCAAACTGGTACGGGTGCTCGGAATTGGTGTGATTGTCTGGTGGCTTGATTGGCTGATCGCCCTTGGGCTGTTGATCTCCTTTACAGTGATCTTGGTGCTGACCCTGCGCACCCTACGCCGCATTATTCAAAAAGAAGAAATCCTCGACAGCCACATCGAAAGCACCGAAAGCCGCACCTCAGAAATCATTACCAATATCAAAACCGTCAAAGCCTTTGCTACCGAAGCCCGCGAATTGGCTCGGCAAAAGCAGCGCCTCGATCGCGAGTTCAAGATGGTCATTGACCGCATCCATCGCGGCTATATGCACCTGATTACTTGGCAGGGAACCGTCGTCCAGTTCTGTCTTTTTAGTTTGCTGGGGTTCTCCCTCGCAGCCACGATCGCCGGACGGGTCTCCATTGGCCACTTTATTACGATTTACACCCTTGCCAGTATGGCCTATGCCGAAATTACACCCCTCTCGCAGGTGTCGGAGGTGTTTGCGCGCCGCTATGCCTCCATTTTGCGTTTCCATGAATTTATGGAATTGCCCCCTGGTCGCGATGCCATTGATCTTGAGCAACAGGAGATTCCTAGCCTGAAGTTTTCCGGCAAAGTGGATTTTCAGCACGTCTGGTTTAGCTACACGCCGGGGCGTCCTATTCTGCGGGATATTAATTTGCTCATTGAACCCTGCCAAACGGTGGCCTTGGTGGGGCGATCGGGTTCGGGAAAATCCACTCTCATCAAGCTCCTCTTTCGCTACTTCCAGCCGGATCAGGGGCAAATTCTCATTGACGGCCAAGATATTCAAACCCTCGATGTCCGCGCCTATCGCCGCCGCTTGGCCATTGTCCACCAGGAGGTAGATGTCTTTAACGGTACCCTCTGGGATAACCTCACCTATGCCAACCCTGAGGTTAGTGCCGACGCGGTTTATGAAGCCTGTGCTATTGCACGGGTAGATGAATTTGTACATCAATTGCCCTTGGGCTATCGCACGATTGTGGGTGAACGGGGGTTGCGGCTTTCCGGGGGACAACGGCAGCGGTTAGGGATTGCCCGTGCCCTCTTGGCGGATCCCGATGTACTGATTTTTGATGAAGCTACCTCAAGTCTCGACTATGAATCAGAGCGGGAAATTCAACTTGCCCTGCGCTCCATTACGGGTACTCGCACAATGATTGTGATTGCCCACCGCCTCAGTACAGTACGGGATGCCCATCAAATTGTGGTGTTGGATCAAGGCACAATTCGTGAGCAGGGAGACCACGAGACGCTCCTCGCCCAAGGAGGCTTGTATGCCCATCTTTATTCCATTCAGCGCGATCGCGCCCCCTAA
- a CDS encoding HAD-IC family P-type ATPase yields the protein MAAPLTGLTAAEVAERQARGRINRQISESNRTYGDILRENLFTFINGVFAFISVILLFLGRPGDVAAIIVVVFLNAIISIVQEIRAKRQLDEISLLTRPRVKVLRDRQEVILDPAEVVEGDILLLEPGDQIVADGTVVGDGQIQVDESLLTGESDLISKHAGDRLYSGSFCVRGAAAYVAEQVGEESTAQQLTAAAKTHHHKLTPLQREINLIIRVILALAVFLWLLVLLSLLVRLTTLQMSVQTAAVVAGLVPVGLYLTITLTYALGALRISRANVLVQQVNAIESLSGVDILCLDKTGTLTANALELHSWYALTDTEEKTKAALATFTASVSAPNRTIVALSEAFGGSPQPLRLEIPFSSTYKWSAAAWQDSEVFILGAPDVLFKSEDLSPAVAELLQRGRQQGLRVLLFARSRSDPQWDERQETPLLPPNLEPLAVIWVGDRLRPQSRDVLERFQQAGIQIKILSGDHAETVVALGKQVGLDAGAIAISGAELAAMDDPSFDQMAEKATVFGRITPEQKAKLVTRLRALGHQVAMIGDGVNDVLSLKQANVGIAMESGSAITRNVADIVLLADSFAALPEAFREGQRIYNGIQDVTKLFLVRVFSFSLLCLVTVMAGRAFPLLIKHNSLLTLWGVGLPTLAVAFWAVPGPRPHRSLIRSLLHFVIPATLSLALLAIFMYLGVLARELTPLLEFFQGRFDPTLLNGREVLSELGQSVAIARTALVTTLMLASLCLVLFLKPPHPTWVGGAPLVGNWRYVAVVLVLLAAFLIISFSPTLRAVAELEPLSGWLWGLIVLIVFLWVILLRTFWRYRLLDRFLGVDLS from the coding sequence ATGGCAGCACCATTGACGGGTTTAACAGCGGCGGAAGTGGCGGAGCGGCAAGCCAGAGGTCGCATTAACCGTCAAATAAGTGAAAGCAATCGCACCTATGGCGACATTTTGCGGGAAAACCTCTTCACGTTTATCAATGGGGTTTTTGCTTTTATTAGCGTCATTTTGCTCTTTTTAGGCCGTCCCGGGGATGTGGCCGCCATCATTGTGGTGGTGTTTCTCAATGCCATCATCAGTATCGTTCAAGAAATTCGCGCCAAACGGCAGTTGGATGAAATTAGTCTCCTCACCCGTCCCCGGGTCAAGGTGCTGCGCGATCGCCAAGAGGTCATTCTTGATCCTGCGGAAGTCGTAGAAGGGGATATTCTCCTTTTGGAGCCGGGGGATCAAATCGTTGCCGATGGCACCGTCGTTGGTGATGGACAGATCCAAGTGGATGAATCCCTACTCACAGGGGAGTCGGATCTCATCTCCAAACACGCGGGCGATCGCCTGTACTCTGGTAGCTTTTGTGTGCGGGGCGCTGCCGCCTATGTCGCCGAACAGGTGGGGGAAGAAAGTACCGCCCAGCAACTGACCGCTGCTGCCAAAACCCACCACCATAAACTCACTCCCCTGCAACGGGAAATTAACCTGATTATTCGCGTCATTTTGGCGCTCGCGGTTTTCCTGTGGCTCTTGGTGCTGCTCTCGCTGTTGGTACGTCTGACCACCCTACAAATGAGTGTGCAAACGGCAGCCGTGGTGGCGGGTCTAGTGCCGGTGGGATTGTATCTGACCATTACCCTCACCTATGCCTTGGGGGCACTGCGCATCTCCCGTGCCAATGTCTTGGTGCAGCAGGTCAATGCCATTGAGTCCCTCAGTGGCGTGGATATTCTTTGCCTTGATAAAACGGGCACGCTGACGGCCAATGCCCTTGAACTCCATAGCTGGTATGCCCTCACCGATACTGAGGAGAAGACAAAAGCAGCCCTAGCTACGTTTACCGCCAGTGTTAGTGCGCCGAACCGTACCATTGTTGCTTTGAGTGAGGCCTTTGGCGGCAGTCCCCAACCCCTCCGCCTCGAAATTCCCTTTTCCTCCACCTACAAGTGGAGTGCCGCAGCGTGGCAGGACTCAGAAGTGTTTATTTTGGGGGCACCGGATGTCCTTTTCAAGAGTGAAGACCTCTCGCCTGCGGTGGCTGAATTGCTCCAGCGGGGACGGCAGCAGGGATTGCGGGTGCTTCTCTTTGCCCGTAGTCGTAGTGATCCGCAATGGGATGAGCGGCAGGAGACTCCCCTGTTGCCCCCAAACTTAGAACCTTTGGCGGTTATTTGGGTGGGCGATCGCTTGCGCCCCCAATCCCGCGATGTTTTGGAACGCTTTCAACAAGCCGGGATTCAAATCAAAATTCTCTCCGGTGACCATGCGGAAACGGTGGTTGCCCTTGGTAAACAAGTCGGCCTCGACGCGGGGGCGATCGCCATCTCCGGAGCAGAATTGGCTGCCATGGATGATCCCAGCTTTGATCAAATGGCCGAGAAAGCCACAGTCTTTGGTCGCATCACCCCAGAGCAAAAGGCGAAACTTGTGACTCGACTCCGTGCCCTTGGGCATCAGGTGGCCATGATTGGCGATGGTGTGAATGATGTTCTGTCCCTAAAGCAGGCCAATGTGGGAATTGCCATGGAAAGTGGCAGTGCCATTACCCGTAATGTGGCTGATATTGTATTGCTTGCCGATTCCTTTGCCGCCTTACCAGAAGCCTTTCGTGAGGGGCAGCGCATCTACAACGGCATTCAAGATGTCACGAAGCTCTTTTTGGTGCGGGTGTTTAGCTTTAGTTTGCTCTGTCTAGTCACGGTCATGGCAGGGCGGGCGTTTCCGCTACTGATTAAGCACAATAGCCTGCTCACCCTGTGGGGGGTCGGTTTGCCCACCCTTGCGGTGGCTTTTTGGGCGGTACCCGGACCGCGTCCCCATCGATCCCTCATTCGTTCATTACTGCACTTTGTGATCCCCGCTACCCTAAGCCTCGCCCTCTTGGCCATTTTCATGTATCTGGGGGTCTTGGCACGGGAACTGACGCCCCTGCTGGAATTCTTCCAAGGACGCTTTGATCCAACGCTGCTAAATGGTCGCGAGGTGCTCTCAGAATTGGGTCAGAGTGTGGCGATCGCCCGCACAGCCTTGGTGACTACTCTGATGCTGGCCTCTCTTTGTTTAGTCCTGTTTCTCAAACCTCCCCATCCAACATGGGTTGGCGGTGCACCTTTAGTGGGTAACTGGCGTTATGTGGCAGTGGTTTTAGTCCTGCTGGCTGCCTTCCTAATCATCAGCTTCTCGCCGACCCTACGGGCAGTGGCGGAGTTGGAACCCCTTTCGGGGTGGCTGTGGGGATTGATTGTTTTAATTGTGTTCCTCTGGGTAATCTTGCTACGCACGTTCTGGCGCTATCGGCTCTTGGATCGCTTCCTTGGTGTTGATCTCAGTTAG
- a CDS encoding universal stress protein, whose amino-acid sequence MFKTILVALDTSELSARVMAAVTQLNLDPDAQVILSHVISPVESGFGVSADRPSLHPQMGTYRSIEQHLQQFQSHLPCDSEIEIVTGDPVEEILRLANIYGADLIVLGSRGLTGVERVVQGSVSGAVVADAPCSVFVVKSAET is encoded by the coding sequence ATGTTCAAAACAATTTTAGTGGCACTCGATACCAGTGAGTTATCGGCACGGGTGATGGCAGCGGTGACCCAGTTAAATCTTGACCCAGATGCCCAAGTGATTCTCAGTCATGTGATTTCACCGGTGGAGTCGGGGTTTGGGGTCAGTGCCGATCGCCCCTCGCTGCATCCGCAAATGGGCACCTACCGTAGTATTGAACAGCATTTACAACAGTTCCAAAGCCACCTCCCCTGTGACTCGGAAATTGAAATTGTTACTGGTGACCCCGTCGAGGAAATTTTACGCTTGGCCAATATCTATGGAGCAGACCTGATTGTGCTGGGGAGTCGCGGTCTCACAGGGGTTGAGCGAGTTGTGCAAGGCTCGGTGAGTGGCGCTGTTGTGGCTGATGCCCCCTGTTCAGTGTTTGTGGTGAAGTCAGCGGAAACCTAA
- a CDS encoding Re/Si-specific NAD(P)(+) transhydrogenase subunit alpha, with protein MKVGVVKEREVGEQRVALIPEVVAKLVQQGYHLCVESGAGDMAHFSDDDYRAAGAEIGYSIEEVWGGVDVLLKVAPLRDREVEWIRPGTTLISFLNPLGNPWQMQHLAERHITAFALECIPRTSRAQSMDALSSQAAVAGYAAVLLAASNLPRFFPMLTTAAGTIPPAKVFVIGAGVAGLQAIATARRLGAVVEAFDIRPAVKEEVQSLGAKFVEVNLEEDTVAAGGYAKEVSEAAKHKTQEAIAAHVHSADVVITTAQVPGKPAPLLVTERMVASMKPGSVIVDLAAEQGGNCACTEPGRSICHQRVTIIGPINLPSTMAVHASQMYAKNISTLLKYLAPKGELVLNFGDDIVDAACITHEGQVRNPRVLQLLHPAQTLATTV; from the coding sequence ATGAAAGTTGGGGTCGTTAAGGAACGCGAAGTGGGTGAACAACGGGTTGCCCTGATTCCCGAAGTCGTTGCCAAGCTGGTGCAGCAGGGGTATCACCTCTGTGTAGAGTCCGGGGCAGGGGATATGGCGCACTTCAGCGATGATGACTACCGTGCCGCAGGTGCGGAAATTGGTTACTCGATTGAAGAGGTCTGGGGCGGTGTGGATGTGCTGCTCAAGGTTGCCCCGCTGCGCGATCGCGAGGTGGAGTGGATTCGCCCCGGCACCACTTTAATTAGTTTTCTCAATCCCTTGGGCAATCCATGGCAGATGCAACACTTGGCCGAGCGGCATATTACGGCCTTTGCCCTCGAGTGTATTCCTCGCACCAGTCGCGCCCAGAGCATGGATGCCCTTTCTTCCCAAGCAGCGGTGGCGGGCTATGCAGCGGTGTTATTGGCCGCTTCCAATTTGCCGCGCTTTTTCCCAATGTTGACGACGGCAGCGGGTACAATTCCCCCCGCCAAGGTGTTTGTGATTGGGGCAGGGGTGGCTGGCTTGCAGGCGATCGCCACCGCGCGGCGTTTGGGTGCTGTGGTTGAAGCCTTTGATATTCGCCCAGCGGTCAAAGAAGAAGTGCAAAGCCTCGGTGCTAAATTTGTCGAAGTCAACCTTGAGGAGGACACCGTGGCTGCTGGCGGCTATGCCAAAGAGGTCTCTGAGGCCGCGAAGCATAAAACCCAAGAGGCGATCGCTGCCCATGTCCACAGTGCCGATGTGGTCATTACCACGGCCCAAGTTCCCGGTAAACCTGCCCCGCTTTTGGTGACAGAACGTATGGTGGCCAGCATGAAACCGGGTTCAGTCATTGTGGATTTAGCCGCTGAACAGGGGGGCAACTGTGCCTGCACAGAACCCGGACGCTCCATTTGTCATCAGCGAGTTACGATTATTGGCCCGATTAATCTGCCCTCAACCATGGCGGTACATGCCAGTCAGATGTATGCCAAAAATATTTCAACGCTTCTGAAGTACCTCGCTCCCAAGGGGGAATTGGTGTTGAACTTTGGCGATGACATTGTGGATGCTGCCTGTATCACCCATGAAGGGCAGGTTCGCAACCCACGGGTACTGCAACTGCTGCATCCTGCCCAAACCTTGGCAACAACGGTTTAG
- a CDS encoding NAD(P) transhydrogenase subunit alpha: protein MTDPILVGLIIFVLASFIGFEVISKVPPTLHTPLMSGSNAISGIAVIGALLMAGSGHTTLTVVLGFIATVLATINVVGGFLVTDRMLQMFKR from the coding sequence ATGACAGATCCCATTCTTGTCGGTCTGATTATTTTTGTGCTGGCCAGTTTCATTGGCTTTGAGGTGATTAGCAAAGTCCCCCCCACGCTGCATACGCCCCTCATGTCTGGCTCCAATGCTATTTCGGGGATTGCCGTGATTGGTGCCCTACTGATGGCGGGAAGTGGGCACACTACCTTAACGGTGGTCTTGGGATTTATTGCGACGGTGCTAGCCACGATTAATGTGGTGGGCGGTTTTTTGGTCACGGATCGCATGTTGCAGATGTTTAAGCGGTAG
- a CDS encoding NAD(P)(+) transhydrogenase (Re/Si-specific) subunit beta — protein sequence MDWLTRIEELSYLGAAALFILGLKKLGSPATARQGNRLAALGMLIAIVVTLLDRQIISYTGILAAIGLGSVIGAIAAYKVEMTAMPQMVGLLNGLGGAASALVGIGEFCRLVAVGEPLTASTLITIILGVLIGGVTLTGSLVAFGKLQGLISGTPIIFPRQQVINLGLLVAFLVASGLVGLDPSQLPMFWSLVAIASILGVLFVLPIGGADMPVVISLLNSLSGLAASAAGFIVGNSMLIIAGALVGASGLILTQIMCKAMNRSLANVLFSGFGSATTGNAEGTAHTTAKSVRTIDPEESAMMLGYAKSVVIVPGYGMAVAQAQHSVKELADQLERLGVDVKYAIHPVAGRMPGHMNVLLAEANVPYPQLKDMEDINPEFEHVDVALVIGANDVVNPAARTNPGSPVYGMPILDVDRARHTIVIKRSLNPGFAGIDNELFYKDKTFMLFGNAKDVLNQLIAEVKHL from the coding sequence ATGGATTGGCTAACACGCATTGAAGAATTGAGCTATCTGGGCGCTGCGGCGCTCTTTATCCTCGGTTTGAAAAAATTGGGGTCTCCGGCCACGGCTCGTCAAGGAAATCGCCTTGCCGCCTTGGGGATGTTGATTGCAATTGTGGTCACGCTCCTCGATCGCCAGATTATTAGTTACACGGGCATCCTAGCGGCCATTGGCCTTGGCAGTGTCATTGGCGCGATCGCTGCCTACAAAGTGGAAATGACGGCTATGCCCCAGATGGTGGGGTTGCTCAATGGCTTAGGAGGGGCGGCCTCTGCCTTGGTGGGCATTGGTGAATTTTGCCGCCTTGTGGCCGTGGGTGAACCCCTGACCGCCAGTACGCTAATCACGATTATTTTGGGGGTGCTCATTGGTGGCGTCACCCTCACCGGTAGCCTTGTTGCCTTTGGTAAACTGCAGGGACTGATTTCGGGAACTCCAATCATTTTCCCAAGGCAGCAGGTGATTAACCTCGGCTTACTGGTGGCTTTCTTAGTGGCCAGTGGTTTGGTGGGGTTGGATCCAAGTCAGTTGCCGATGTTCTGGAGCTTGGTGGCGATCGCCAGCATTTTGGGAGTGCTCTTTGTCCTGCCCATTGGCGGTGCCGATATGCCGGTGGTGATTTCCCTCTTGAACTCCCTCTCAGGGTTGGCTGCCAGTGCGGCTGGCTTTATTGTTGGCAACAGTATGCTTATTATCGCTGGTGCCTTGGTGGGGGCTTCGGGGCTGATTCTCACCCAAATCATGTGCAAAGCCATGAATCGCTCCTTGGCCAATGTCCTCTTTAGTGGTTTTGGCAGTGCGACCACTGGCAACGCAGAGGGGACGGCTCACACCACGGCGAAGTCGGTACGCACAATTGATCCTGAAGAAAGTGCGATGATGCTCGGCTATGCCAAGTCAGTTGTCATTGTCCCCGGCTATGGAATGGCAGTCGCGCAAGCGCAGCACAGTGTCAAAGAACTGGCGGATCAACTGGAACGGCTCGGTGTCGATGTCAAATACGCAATTCACCCTGTTGCCGGTCGCATGCCGGGGCACATGAATGTGCTGCTGGCGGAAGCGAATGTTCCCTATCCCCAACTTAAGGATATGGAGGACATCAATCCAGAGTTTGAGCATGTGGATGTAGCACTGGTGATTGGCGCCAATGATGTTGTTAATCCTGCTGCCCGCACCAACCCCGGTAGCCCTGTCTATGGCATGCCCATCCTCGATGTGGATCGGGCACGGCACACGATTGTGATCAAGCGCAGCCTCAATCCGGGCTTTGCCGGTATTGACAATGAGTTGTTCTACAAAGACAAAACCTTCATGCTCTTTGGCAATGCCAAGGACGTGCTCAATCAACTCATTGCTGAGGTCAAACACCTCTAG
- a CDS encoding HAD family hydrolase, translating to MPLKAVLFDFNGVILDDEAIHAALIDEILLQENLRPQRGEYDLFCLGRSDRACLDNLLSRRGRAVTPAYLDKLVAQKAATYRARLASLEPFPFFGGAIALLEQLHAAQLKIAIVTGALRSDVDLALERGNLTPIVDCIISAESVERSKPYPDPYLRAVQQLQTLEADLTAADCLAIEDTLVGVQSAREAGVKVLGVAHTYPFHMLQRRCHWVLDRLDQFDLAEIARVFDRSVAATPS from the coding sequence ATGCCCCTGAAGGCAGTTTTGTTTGATTTCAATGGTGTCATCCTCGACGATGAGGCGATCCATGCTGCCCTCATTGATGAAATCCTGCTGCAAGAAAATCTGCGACCGCAGCGGGGCGAGTATGACCTTTTTTGCTTAGGACGGAGCGATCGCGCCTGTTTAGATAATCTCCTCAGCCGCCGAGGACGGGCTGTCACCCCCGCTTATTTGGATAAACTGGTGGCACAAAAGGCCGCCACCTACCGCGCACGCTTGGCCAGTCTCGAACCGTTTCCCTTCTTTGGGGGAGCGATCGCCCTGCTGGAGCAACTCCATGCCGCGCAATTGAAAATTGCCATTGTCACCGGTGCCCTGCGATCCGATGTGGACTTAGCCCTTGAGCGAGGCAACTTGACTCCCATTGTGGATTGCATTATCAGTGCCGAAAGCGTCGAACGCAGCAAACCCTACCCTGATCCCTATCTGCGTGCTGTTCAACAGTTGCAAACCCTAGAGGCTGACCTGACAGCCGCTGATTGTCTGGCGATCGAGGACACGTTGGTGGGGGTGCAATCCGCCCGCGAAGCCGGTGTCAAAGTTTTGGGAGTAGCCCACACCTATCCCTTCCATATGCTCCAGCGTCGCTGCCATTGGGTACTGGATCGCCTTGATCAGTTTGACCTTGCGGAAATTGCCCGAGTGTTTGACCGCAGCGTGGCCGCCACCCCCTCCTAG
- the trpC gene encoding indole-3-glycerol phosphate synthase TrpC, whose amino-acid sequence MQIRRRPPNPPVTVRNLHYQVPVADDAPRNILEKIVWHKEQEVEQLREVLPLPDLQRQVLDAPPVRSFFAALQNPVTQPALIAEVKKASPSKGIIRPNFEPVAIAQAYVAAGATCLSVLTDSEFFQGSFEYLAQIRQVVEVPLLCKDFIIYPYQMFLARLRGADAVLLIAAILSDRDLRYFLRIAQGLGLTALVEVHTAEEMERVLGLEEVRLVGINNRNLTDFSVDLATTEKLLATYGAQLRDRDILVVSESGIHQRADVERVTQAGAQAILVGESLMRPPAEMAHLSEAEQLQARIQQLFPELAR is encoded by the coding sequence ATGCAAATTCGCCGGCGTCCCCCGAATCCTCCTGTCACTGTTCGTAACCTTCACTACCAAGTTCCCGTAGCCGATGATGCCCCCCGCAATATCCTCGAGAAAATTGTTTGGCACAAGGAACAGGAGGTGGAGCAACTGCGGGAGGTACTGCCCTTGCCGGACTTGCAACGTCAGGTGCTCGATGCGCCACCTGTGCGCTCCTTTTTCGCCGCACTGCAAAACCCTGTCACCCAGCCGGCACTGATTGCTGAGGTGAAGAAGGCCTCTCCCAGTAAAGGGATTATTCGCCCCAACTTTGAGCCGGTGGCGATCGCCCAAGCCTATGTTGCCGCTGGCGCGACCTGTCTTTCTGTGCTGACGGACAGTGAGTTTTTTCAAGGGAGTTTTGAGTACCTTGCCCAAATTCGCCAAGTGGTGGAAGTGCCCCTGCTGTGCAAGGACTTTATCATCTACCCTTATCAGATGTTTCTGGCACGGCTGCGGGGCGCCGATGCTGTGCTCCTGATTGCCGCTATTCTCTCGGATCGTGATTTGCGCTATTTCCTGCGCATTGCCCAAGGATTGGGACTGACGGCACTGGTGGAAGTACACACTGCCGAGGAGATGGAGCGGGTTTTAGGCCTTGAGGAGGTACGCCTCGTGGGCATCAATAATCGCAATTTGACGGACTTTAGTGTTGATCTGGCCACCACTGAAAAGCTTTTGGCCACCTATGGGGCGCAATTGCGCGATCGCGACATCCTTGTGGTCAGTGAATCCGGCATTCATCAGCGTGCCGATGTTGAACGGGTGACCCAAGCCGGTGCCCAAGCGATTTTAGTGGGAGAATCTCTAATGCGACCCCCAGCAGAGATGGCGCACTTGAGCGAGGCGGAGCAACTCCAAGCACGGATTCAGCAGTTATTCCCAGAGTTAGCACGCTAG
- a CDS encoding cryptochrome/photolyase family protein has product MTIGVWVLGDQLWQEQAALQSCPTPVPVILIESHQWVKQRRYHAQKLVLVWSAMRHFAQELEAAGWPVTYAIAPDFVTPLRQWIAAHHIHELRIMEPSDRPFRELIATLDLPCALKFLPNNHFLWSETEFQDWARGRKTLLLEYFYRAGRQRFQILMNGKIPLGGKWNYDAANRQPPPTHLKPPPPLRFSADQITQAVIETVRQGNFDTYGHIEPFYWGVTRAQALQVLENFIEYRLPQFGPYQDAMVAGEETLWHSLLSPYLNLGLLHPQEVINAALVAYSERSLPLNSVEGFIRQILGWREYMYGLYHYLGPDYCQHNFFHHTEPLPTFFWQSDRTSMNCLRHVLNQIERTGYAHHIQRLMILANFALIAGLSPQEVENWFHSVFIDAYDWVMQTNVLGMGLFADGGRLASKPYAASANYIQRMSNYCQGCAYDPKQRVGDRACPFNFFYWHFLARHRDVLSHQGRMSMILKHLDKFSPTETAAIQQQVAQWYAQNS; this is encoded by the coding sequence ATGACCATTGGCGTTTGGGTTTTAGGCGATCAACTGTGGCAAGAGCAAGCAGCCCTGCAAAGCTGTCCAACCCCTGTGCCTGTCATCCTCATTGAGTCCCACCAATGGGTCAAACAACGCCGCTACCATGCTCAAAAATTGGTGCTGGTCTGGTCAGCCATGCGGCATTTTGCCCAAGAACTCGAAGCAGCCGGTTGGCCAGTCACCTATGCGATCGCCCCCGACTTTGTCACTCCCCTGCGACAGTGGATTGCAGCCCACCATATCCACGAACTGCGGATCATGGAACCCAGCGATCGCCCCTTTCGGGAGCTGATTGCGACCCTCGATCTGCCCTGTGCCCTCAAATTCTTGCCCAACAATCACTTTCTCTGGTCAGAAACAGAGTTTCAGGACTGGGCTAGGGGTCGCAAAACGCTGCTTTTGGAGTATTTCTACCGAGCCGGTCGCCAACGGTTTCAAATCCTCATGAACGGCAAAATCCCCCTAGGGGGCAAGTGGAACTACGATGCCGCAAATCGCCAACCACCGCCAACGCACCTTAAACCCCCACCACCACTGCGCTTTTCTGCCGATCAGATCACCCAAGCGGTCATTGAGACAGTGCGCCAAGGGAACTTTGACACCTACGGCCACATCGAACCCTTTTACTGGGGGGTCACCCGCGCCCAAGCCCTGCAAGTCTTGGAAAACTTTATTGAATACCGCTTGCCCCAGTTTGGCCCCTACCAAGATGCCATGGTGGCAGGAGAAGAGACCCTCTGGCACAGTTTACTGTCCCCCTATTTGAATTTAGGCCTGCTGCACCCCCAAGAAGTCATCAATGCAGCGTTGGTGGCCTACAGTGAACGCTCACTCCCCCTGAATAGCGTTGAGGGGTTTATTCGCCAAATCTTGGGTTGGCGGGAGTATATGTATGGTCTCTATCACTACCTTGGTCCCGACTACTGCCAGCACAATTTCTTTCACCACACTGAACCCTTACCCACGTTCTTTTGGCAGAGCGATCGCACCTCCATGAACTGTCTGCGCCACGTTCTCAATCAAATTGAGCGCACAGGCTATGCCCACCATATTCAACGGTTGATGATCCTTGCCAACTTTGCCCTCATTGCTGGCCTCTCTCCCCAAGAGGTGGAAAACTGGTTCCACAGCGTCTTTATTGATGCCTACGATTGGGTGATGCAAACCAATGTCTTGGGAATGGGCTTATTTGCCGATGGCGGACGGTTGGCCTCCAAGCCCTATGCGGCGTCTGCCAACTACATTCAACGCATGAGTAATTATTGCCAAGGGTGCGCCTATGATCCCAAGCAACGAGTGGGCGATCGCGCCTGTCCCTTTAACTTTTTCTATTGGCATTTTCTCGCACGTCACCGTGACGTTCTCAGTCACCAAGGACGCATGAGCATGATTCTCAAACATCTCGATAAATTTAGCCCCACGGAAACAGCGGCAATTCAACAGCAGGTGGCGCAATGGTATGCCCAAAATTCGTAG